The Bombus vancouverensis nearcticus chromosome 5, iyBomVanc1_principal, whole genome shotgun sequence genome segment ATTTGCCCTGCTAAAGTAATAAATATCACCAGTGTAAATATCAAACCACAAAGCATGAATGTGCAAATCATGCCTCTCAAGCCGTTTCTTTAAAAACCCATAAGAAGCTATGTTTTGTAACTGCTGTAGAGTATTTATCTGAAATTAAAATACACGTATTTCTTTAAAATAGACttcaatttaaatttattaattacagaGATGATCGTAAccgactatatatatatactttattatagTATAACCAAATTGGACCAAACAACttgcgtttcttttctttctatctttctttcttcttcttcttcttcttcttcttctctttctttttttttttaagttaagggaattaataaaaatatattaatatatatatatatatacagggtggttggtaactggtggtacaagcggaaagagggtgattttacgcgaaaaaagaagtcgaaaatatagaataaaaatttttcgtttgaggctttgttttcgaaaaaatcgactttgaattttcgctcggtacgcgtgcggtacgttataacggatctcactgtagatcgctcgaagatggtatcccactgagggtagccatccacatgctatattgctacatcactaagctataatattttaccaaatgtcctactggacaaattgtaaaatgtaaataaataaataataaaaaaaaactgtagatcgttgtctcgatggaaaaattagaaaaaaaaaaattaaaaagaaaatttttattctatattttcgacttcttttttcgcgtagaatcaccccctttccgcttgtaccaccagttaccaaccaccctgtatatacactGAAAATTTTATCCGATTTATTCTGTTTTAAAAGGTGTTTGGCCAATTATGCGATAATAAATGCATCTATACTAACTTGAGATAACTTATCCTCTATAGCAAATTTATTGTCTGAGTCGATATAGGCCACAAACTTCCGTAAAGGCGTTTCAGCTTGAAATAATATCGGCTCGTGGAAGCCAGCAACTTCAAGCTGTTGAAATTTCGCTAAACTGTTGCTAGCGTGTGCACACAACCATGCTCTTAACGGTGATATCCTTCTGTTCACCTAAGAGGTAACAATTATTatagattaaataaatatgtgtAAAAATAGTAAAACTAACAAAGTACACACTTTCGATGCGAATTCTTCGTCCCGCAAAGCATACAGCAAATTCATAGCTTTGCAATCGCTATGGCCACAAACTATAAtgtgttttatattgtttactACACAACCAAGTTCTAAGGCCGCTGGCTCACACATTGTTAACTCGTCTACGAAATGCTGAGAATGAGGAATAAGATTACCGGCATTTCTTACTGAAAAAACATAAAATTTGACAAAACTTTAAATTCTTcaaaaacttaaaaaaaaaaaaaaaatttgtcaaatatttgTTCTTTGGAATATTTCACACCATGTTTCTTCAGCAAAATCAACGACACATTCAAagaaaaaatatctttcaaattaatacatTAAAAACATTAGAAACGTTACAGTAATGTTCCATTGTATTAAACTGCAAAGTGAAATTGTccggaaaaaaaaaagaagcaacaAGTTTCATATTCGAGAAGATCAATGTCATGATAAGGTCTCGTACCGACAAACATGTCCCCAACGTTTGTTTCCGTAAATCTAGTTGGAATCATCCGGGAGTCCATGCAAGTAAAGAATACTGCCTTTGGCTGTGTAAGATAAGTAACGACAAAAATCAGTCATGCCAATAAATGTTAATATCCCACCTTACATTAGTTATGTAATTTATGcagtatattatttataatactttttaTACTTTCATATTCTAATAGCTTTTTTACACGTTAAATTATATacacatacgtacatacatatcttacgtatatgtatatagttttCATGCATAGCAACAGTTTGAGAAAGAATAAATGCAATAAACACTTAAAACAACAATAAAGCATATTAATAACAACGCggattttaatatttgatttaataacttcaactttcaaatatttcaatctattattaaattaatcttTATAGGTCGCGTTATATCAAAGTAATGTCTGACACATGCTTACACAGATAAAATTTTATCCACATGCATGTATGTATGATTCCTATGGATGATTCTTTAGTTCAAGGACATATGAAAACAAACTTGTTCTTTTCCAAATCTAATAAAAACatatatgaaataaatacatattttactTAAATTTGATTATACTTTCTCAACATGTATACCTTTTATCACGAATATCAAAAATAATTACCACCGTCTTTcgcaatttaaatattaatatcagacgaaac includes the following:
- the CAHbeta gene encoding carbonic anhydrase beta gives rise to the protein MDRIIKGITKYRNCHREEMVKQFQRVRDHPEPKAVFFTCMDSRMIPTRFTETNVGDMFVVRNAGNLIPHSQHFVDELTMCEPAALELGCVVNNIKHIIVCGHSDCKAMNLLYALRDEEFASKVNRRISPLRAWLCAHASNSLAKFQQLEVAGFHEPILFQAETPLRKFVAYIDSDNKFAIEDKLSQINTLQQLQNIASYGFLKKRLERHDLHIHALWFDIYTGDIYYFSRANKRFVEINESTEASLLAEIKKYYS